The proteins below come from a single Chryseobacterium nepalense genomic window:
- a CDS encoding ABC transporter permease, which produces MKDIFNIMKREVRNISGDSSLFLILLIAPVLYAFMYGSIYLNKGEEKVKLALIDDDGSAVSRLLTDQLNVTPIIEIVPASNISEAQEKMYHGEVEGYFYIQKDLEKYILSQKQGNVNLVLNASRFLPSSDLLSTVTKVCLTVGAGVRKTYFNKQGMGEDESMKMTNPINMDYRPLYNSGMTYGSFLLPGLLAIILQQTLLIGVAAGFTSEREEKKLPELYKISGFSISKLIFGKGILYLCIFMIFGTFFTIVNFSVFGVSVRGSFMDLALIAVIFIFSIIVLGMLIGSFFRSKLFAFQVLVFSSYPIFLITGYSMPYQSLPSAIQVMSDLIPTSPFLKIYISMVQAGGSLRDNIDSVIHLVILLLVLLILLILRLKYLIKSDKK; this is translated from the coding sequence ATGAAAGATATTTTTAACATAATGAAAAGAGAAGTAAGGAATATTTCTGGAGATTCCAGCCTTTTTCTTATTCTGTTGATTGCTCCGGTTTTATATGCTTTTATGTACGGCAGTATTTACCTGAATAAAGGTGAAGAAAAAGTAAAGCTGGCTCTTATTGATGATGACGGATCTGCGGTTTCAAGATTACTTACCGATCAGCTTAATGTTACGCCTATTATTGAAATTGTTCCGGCTTCCAATATCTCGGAAGCCCAGGAGAAAATGTACCACGGCGAAGTAGAAGGGTATTTTTATATTCAGAAAGATCTTGAAAAATATATTCTTTCCCAAAAACAGGGCAATGTAAATTTAGTCTTAAATGCGTCCCGTTTTCTGCCTTCCAGCGATTTGCTGAGTACCGTAACAAAAGTCTGTCTTACGGTGGGAGCCGGTGTAAGAAAGACCTATTTTAATAAGCAGGGAATGGGTGAAGACGAATCCATGAAAATGACCAATCCCATCAATATGGATTACAGACCTTTATACAATTCGGGGATGACATACGGCTCTTTTCTTTTGCCGGGGTTGCTCGCCATTATTCTTCAGCAGACGTTACTGATTGGTGTTGCTGCAGGTTTTACATCCGAAAGGGAAGAAAAGAAATTGCCGGAGCTTTATAAGATTTCAGGATTCAGTATTTCAAAATTAATCTTCGGGAAAGGAATTCTTTATCTGTGTATTTTTATGATCTTCGGAACTTTTTTTACCATCGTTAATTTTTCAGTGTTTGGCGTTTCGGTAAGGGGAAGCTTTATGGATCTTGCTCTTATTGCGGTTATATTTATTTTTTCCATAATCGTTTTGGGAATGCTGATCGGAAGTTTTTTCAGAAGTAAACTTTTTGCTTTTCAGGTATTGGTATTTTCGTCTTACCCTATATTTTTGATTACGGGGTATTCCATGCCTTATCAATCATTGCCGTCTGCCATTCAGGTAATGTCTGATCTGATTCCCACTTCGCCATTTCTGAAAATATATATATCAATGGTTCAGGCGGGCGGATCACTCAGGGATAATATTGATTCGGTAATACATCTTGTGATTTTGCTTCTCGTACTTCTTATTCTTTTAATTTTAAGGTTGAAATATCTTATAAAGTCCGATAAAAAATAA
- a CDS encoding anion permease, whose amino-acid sequence MKEINIKNVAITFAVALILWFIPVPEGVSENAWHLFAIFAATILGIILKAAPMGTMCMLAIGFTALTQVIAPGDAGKSITKALSGFGDKVIWLIGISFFIARGFIKTGLGNRIAFLFIRIFGKSSLGLAYGLGLADVCLAPAIPSNTARGGGIIYPIMKSMATSFDSVPEKPETHRKLGSYLTLNSYYMNLISSSMFLTGTASNPMCQKFAANLGVNITWMSWAAAGFIPGLAAFFIVPLVLYKLYPPELKKTGDAPKMAAEKLREMGPISKNEWLMLFAFFILLTLWIFGGSLSIDATTTAFIGLTLLLLTSVLTWEDVKSEKGAWDTIVWFAVLVMMASSLNELGFIGWFSDLIKQKIGGMTWTVAFPVIILVYFFSHYIFASATAHVAAMYAALLAVGIAVGIPPMLLAMMLGFLGSIYGVLTHYGHGPAPVFFGSGYVDLKSWWLRGLEIGIVLLIIYMGLGGIWMKILGYY is encoded by the coding sequence ATGAAAGAAATAAATATCAAAAATGTTGCAATTACTTTTGCAGTAGCACTTATCCTTTGGTTCATTCCCGTACCGGAAGGTGTAAGTGAGAACGCATGGCATCTTTTTGCGATTTTTGCGGCTACTATTTTAGGAATAATTCTTAAAGCGGCGCCTATGGGCACGATGTGTATGCTGGCCATCGGTTTTACTGCACTTACGCAGGTAATCGCTCCGGGAGATGCGGGAAAATCTATTACCAAAGCGCTCTCCGGTTTTGGAGATAAGGTAATATGGCTGATCGGAATATCTTTTTTTATAGCCAGAGGATTTATCAAGACCGGACTGGGAAATCGTATCGCGTTTCTATTTATCCGGATATTCGGTAAAAGTTCTCTTGGACTGGCTTACGGACTAGGACTGGCAGATGTCTGTCTCGCTCCGGCAATTCCCAGCAATACAGCCAGAGGCGGAGGAATTATTTATCCCATTATGAAATCAATGGCAACCAGCTTCGATTCAGTACCTGAAAAACCTGAAACGCACAGAAAATTAGGTTCATATCTTACGCTCAACAGTTATTATATGAATCTGATTTCCTCTTCGATGTTTTTAACGGGAACCGCCAGTAATCCGATGTGTCAGAAATTTGCAGCTAACCTGGGAGTCAATATTACATGGATGTCATGGGCTGCGGCAGGCTTTATTCCAGGATTGGCAGCATTCTTCATCGTCCCTTTGGTTTTATATAAACTTTATCCGCCGGAATTGAAAAAAACAGGTGATGCCCCGAAAATGGCCGCCGAAAAACTGAGAGAAATGGGCCCTATCAGCAAAAATGAATGGCTCATGCTTTTTGCGTTTTTCATATTGCTTACGCTCTGGATTTTTGGAGGAAGCCTGTCTATTGATGCTACAACAACAGCTTTCATCGGTCTTACGTTACTGTTACTCACATCGGTTCTTACCTGGGAAGATGTGAAATCTGAAAAAGGAGCATGGGACACCATTGTCTGGTTTGCGGTTCTGGTGATGATGGCAAGTTCCTTAAATGAACTGGGATTTATCGGATGGTTCAGTGATCTTATTAAACAAAAAATCGGAGGTATGACGTGGACTGTTGCTTTTCCGGTTATTATTCTGGTGTATTTTTTCAGTCACTATATTTTTGCGAGTGCCACGGCACACGTTGCCGCCATGTATGCCGCTTTACTGGCGGTAGGAATTGCTGTAGGAATTCCGCCAATGCTCCTGGCAATGATGCTTGGTTTCTTAGGATCTATCTACGGTGTACTTACGCATTACGGGCATGGCCCTGCGCCTGTGTTTTTCGGAAGTGGTTATGTTGATCTGAAATCGTGGTGGCTGCGTGGCCTTGAAATCGGAATTGTTTTATTGATTATTTATATGGGACTTGGCGGAATCTGGATGAAAATTTTAGGATATTATTAA
- a CDS encoding porin — protein MALLTKKAATSFFIIFFCLTAAQKTDSLYTKPEQENIKYPQLQVKGLFQARYLVGMSKDVDVNGLHHSDHSGTDNNFMIKYMRVQMRAQISKRTEVVALVNLADFKNDPKSRVLENAYLKYTFNPKLAFTVGQFRPWFGIEETYPIDIIKSLDWSNQYTEFGRLGWTSFQIGLSATGQLNLGKVPFQYAVSVVNGNGKNQVNDNDNGKQYSTRLVFGFSEKYNLNLGLNGGIGEVFGQKVYALGIDISSLIQFDSKWSLDMQLEAKQATNHTLYFVEDPETRPRNPDEYLIRGAYFLPNIRYEINHRNLSAFELSCRYEYLDRSFRVHSNPRQTITPMFGLEFLKNYGARIQIGMQIDRYKYQVENTTQYNNNLFIIQVQSRF, from the coding sequence ATGGCTTTACTTACAAAAAAGGCTGCCACCTCTTTCTTTATCATATTTTTTTGTTTAACTGCCGCTCAAAAAACGGATTCATTATACACCAAACCGGAACAGGAAAATATAAAATATCCCCAACTACAGGTAAAAGGGCTTTTCCAAGCCCGATATCTGGTGGGAATGAGTAAAGACGTGGATGTAAACGGACTCCATCATTCTGATCACAGCGGCACTGATAATAATTTCATGATCAAATATATGAGAGTTCAGATGCGTGCCCAGATCAGCAAACGTACGGAAGTTGTGGCGCTGGTTAATCTTGCGGATTTTAAAAATGACCCTAAGTCGAGAGTGCTCGAAAATGCATATTTAAAATACACTTTTAATCCTAAGCTGGCATTCACTGTAGGGCAGTTCCGACCCTGGTTCGGGATCGAAGAGACCTACCCTATCGATATTATTAAATCGTTGGACTGGTCCAATCAGTATACCGAATTTGGTAGACTGGGCTGGACGAGCTTTCAGATTGGTCTTTCAGCAACAGGCCAGCTCAATCTGGGTAAAGTTCCTTTTCAGTATGCCGTTTCTGTAGTGAACGGTAATGGTAAAAACCAGGTGAATGACAATGATAACGGTAAACAATATTCCACAAGGCTTGTTTTCGGTTTCTCAGAAAAATATAATCTGAACCTGGGCTTAAACGGTGGCATCGGAGAAGTTTTTGGACAAAAAGTATATGCATTGGGAATAGACATCAGCTCGTTAATTCAGTTTGATTCCAAATGGAGCCTGGATATGCAGCTTGAGGCAAAACAGGCAACGAATCATACTCTTTATTTTGTGGAAGATCCTGAAACAAGACCCCGGAATCCCGATGAATACCTGATCAGAGGAGCTTATTTCCTTCCGAACATCCGTTATGAAATCAACCACAGAAATCTTAGTGCCTTTGAGCTTTCCTGCCGGTACGAATATTTAGACAGAAGCTTTAGAGTTCATTCAAACCCGAGGCAAACCATTACTCCCATGTTCGGCCTGGAATTTCTGAAAAATTACGGAGCCCGAATTCAGATTGGGATGCAGATTGACCGTTATAAATATCAGGTGGAAAATACCACGCAATACAATAATAATCTCTTTATCATTCAGGTACAGAGCCGGTTCTAA
- a CDS encoding linear amide C-N hydrolase, whose amino-acid sequence MKTFYLSLLSAALFAGAWTHSKACTRIVYKGPENTVITARSMDWRDEIPANIWILPKGTERNGEVGPLSMKWKSKYGSVVSTSWDIASCDGMNESGLVANLLWLGESQYPKFDPKGKQKGIAISLWVQYFLDNFATVKEAVEAARKESFVIVSDYIPGTERFTTVHLSISDASGDSAVFEYIGGRLVIHHSSDYTVMTNSPVFDQQLALNNYWKGIPGTIMLPGTNRAADRFVRASYYINAIPQTSDTRTAVASVFSVIRNCSVPYGITSETEPNISSTRWRSVSDQKNLTYYFETVFTPNTFWINLKEFDLSPKGKTMKLDLSNFQTYSGKANTSFKETKPFTFLGLK is encoded by the coding sequence ATGAAAACATTTTATCTGAGTCTGCTGTCAGCTGCTCTTTTTGCTGGAGCATGGACCCATTCCAAAGCCTGTACAAGGATCGTTTACAAAGGTCCGGAAAACACAGTAATCACTGCCCGATCAATGGATTGGCGAGATGAAATCCCTGCCAACATCTGGATTCTTCCCAAAGGAACAGAAAGAAATGGTGAAGTAGGACCGCTTTCTATGAAATGGAAGTCGAAATACGGCAGCGTAGTAAGTACTTCCTGGGATATTGCCTCCTGCGACGGAATGAATGAAAGCGGACTTGTAGCCAATCTTCTCTGGCTTGGAGAGTCACAGTACCCGAAATTTGATCCAAAAGGAAAGCAGAAAGGAATAGCCATCTCTTTATGGGTACAATACTTTCTTGATAATTTTGCAACAGTGAAAGAAGCCGTGGAAGCTGCGCGAAAAGAAAGCTTCGTCATTGTAAGCGATTATATTCCCGGAACAGAACGTTTTACTACCGTTCATCTTTCCATTTCAGATGCGTCCGGAGACAGCGCCGTTTTCGAATATATCGGAGGCAGGCTGGTAATTCACCATTCTTCAGATTACACCGTAATGACCAACTCGCCTGTTTTTGATCAGCAGCTTGCGCTAAACAATTACTGGAAAGGAATTCCCGGAACAATAATGCTGCCCGGAACCAACCGCGCCGCCGACCGTTTTGTAAGAGCTTCCTATTATATCAATGCCATTCCGCAGACATCGGATACAAGAACCGCTGTAGCAAGCGTATTCAGTGTCATCCGAAACTGTTCTGTTCCGTACGGAATTACCTCCGAAACAGAACCTAATATTTCCTCCACAAGGTGGCGTTCCGTTTCCGATCAAAAAAATCTGACGTATTATTTCGAAACCGTTTTTACTCCGAATACTTTTTGGATAAATCTTAAGGAATTTGATCTCAGCCCAAAAGGTAAGACCATGAAACTAGACCTGAGCAATTTTCAGACATACAGCGGCAAAGCCAATACGAGCTTTAAAGAAACAAAACCCTTTACATTTTTAGGGTTAAAGTAA
- a CDS encoding prevent-host-death protein gives MNYTLELNTQESGSNLIFNTIKFDTFKVNIIERYTGKMNFNPKLCEVIFKLRTLDDEIIKRRDGNLRVKIKDDKFDAYQQLSKVLNSYDYKNKLINRKEADQNYIHFMLSMIISNYELN, from the coding sequence ATGAACTACACGCTTGAGCTCAACACACAGGAGTCTGGCTCTAATCTTATTTTTAACACCATAAAATTTGATACATTTAAGGTAAATATTATTGAAAGATATACCGGTAAAATGAATTTTAATCCGAAATTATGCGAGGTTATCTTTAAGCTAAGAACACTGGATGATGAAATTATTAAAAGAAGAGATGGAAATCTAAGGGTAAAAATCAAAGATGACAAATTTGATGCCTATCAGCAATTATCAAAAGTGCTAAATTCTTATGATTATAAAAATAAACTGATCAATAGAAAAGAAGCGGACCAGAATTATATCCACTTTATGTTGAGCATGATTATTTCCAATTACGAACTTAATTAA
- a CDS encoding fimbrial biogenesis chaperone, protein MMNKTYTIHHRIYFFIFVLLFSLNYAQTGVSVSPPRLYFESTAGNSNTQTITITNVSTKNTLDLAVSLGDWEYSEKGENLMYAASTLKNSCAGWISVKKEDNYFSLAPGERKDIDVTITVPTKPTDTLAAHTAVLFVSQMNPVDDVDNKGAKIKVSIRSGIKVFHKIPSAKTKKIEIQNLIFDKTKKQLNLFFENQGNIWTDGKVYADFVNIEDGKKFSIDPIIFYTLPGNKREMGISLPADLPKGKYTASVMIDYGDNNLELGELNFTYD, encoded by the coding sequence ATGATGAACAAGACCTATACAATACATCATCGCATTTACTTTTTTATATTCGTTTTGCTTTTCTCCCTGAATTACGCACAAACAGGTGTTTCCGTGTCTCCCCCAAGATTGTATTTCGAATCTACTGCGGGAAACAGTAACACACAAACCATTACCATTACCAACGTAAGTACAAAAAATACGCTGGATCTTGCGGTAAGCCTTGGGGATTGGGAATATAGCGAAAAAGGTGAAAATCTTATGTACGCAGCCAGTACCTTGAAAAATTCCTGCGCGGGATGGATCAGTGTAAAAAAAGAAGATAATTATTTTTCACTGGCACCGGGAGAAAGAAAAGACATAGATGTCACCATTACCGTACCCACAAAACCTACAGATACATTGGCGGCACACACCGCTGTTTTGTTTGTAAGCCAGATGAATCCTGTAGATGATGTGGATAATAAGGGCGCAAAAATCAAAGTAAGTATCCGCTCCGGTATTAAGGTCTTTCATAAAATTCCATCAGCGAAGACTAAAAAAATCGAAATTCAGAACCTCATCTTTGATAAAACTAAAAAACAGCTTAACCTTTTTTTTGAAAATCAGGGAAATATCTGGACAGACGGTAAAGTATACGCAGATTTTGTAAATATTGAAGACGGCAAGAAGTTTTCCATAGATCCTATCATATTTTATACCTTACCCGGTAATAAAAGAGAAATGGGGATCTCACTTCCTGCAGATCTTCCGAAAGGAAAATATACAGCTTCCGTAATGATTGATTACGGAGATAATAACCTTGAACTCGGAGAGTTAAACTTCACGTATGATTAA
- a CDS encoding helix-turn-helix domain-containing protein produces the protein MYIITDQLRENGFSINRLDQIIKRNNNKRQFNTLEYFCIYIIMEDLHLIVENNSYDITAGNIVFVGPQKNVQFLKARGSDTFLITFSSTFYERSIKDSLFINSQLFFNYNSDIFIAPFINIKEMRVVFMDRMDTFRKKDKSLYLSAAHNAIERLMLEAFIHIPTEEVKKDVKFDYLYCVNKFKVTLQRDYKTAKKVSHYASELNVTPRKLTEMTEYVLGKSAKHVIIEKLIAESKKMLSYTNYTISQIAYELGFSDEGNFTNFFKKHTKKNPSEMR, from the coding sequence ATGTATATTATTACAGATCAGTTAAGGGAAAATGGTTTCAGCATCAACCGTTTGGATCAGATTATAAAGAGAAACAATAATAAAAGACAGTTTAACACGCTTGAATACTTTTGCATCTATATTATTATGGAAGATCTTCATCTGATAGTAGAAAATAATTCATATGACATAACCGCCGGAAATATCGTTTTTGTAGGACCTCAAAAAAATGTACAGTTTTTAAAAGCACGAGGTTCCGATACCTTCCTCATTACATTTTCTTCTACTTTCTACGAAAGGTCTATAAAAGACAGCTTGTTTATAAATTCACAACTGTTTTTCAATTATAATTCCGACATCTTCATTGCTCCTTTTATTAATATAAAAGAAATGCGGGTGGTCTTCATGGACAGAATGGATACTTTCCGCAAAAAAGACAAAAGTCTTTATCTTTCTGCTGCCCACAATGCAATTGAGAGATTAATGCTGGAAGCGTTTATTCATATTCCCACCGAAGAAGTAAAAAAAGATGTAAAATTTGATTATCTTTATTGTGTAAATAAGTTCAAAGTTACTTTACAGAGAGATTACAAGACTGCAAAAAAAGTTTCCCATTATGCATCCGAGCTAAATGTTACCCCAAGAAAACTCACTGAAATGACTGAATATGTTTTGGGAAAAAGCGCGAAACACGTTATCATTGAGAAACTTATAGCAGAATCTAAAAAAATGCTCAGCTATACCAACTATACGATTTCTCAAATCGCTTATGAGCTGGGATTCAGCGATGAAGGCAACTTTACAAATTTTTTTAAAAAACACACAAAAAAAAATCCTTCAGAAATGAGATAA
- a CDS encoding polysaccharide biosynthesis/export family protein, translated as MSKSNMEEEVAKAKYDGLRIQEGDVLLILVSALDEAAVKPFNLNTANKVGSENSTGINQYVQPSEYLVNEEGYINFPVLGPVFTKGMTQIQLKQDLESRLKRYLTDPLVTITLKNFNVSILGEVKQPGQKESVSQKINIFQALGLAGDMTDFGDRTQVKLIRTKDDGNDEIVNLDLTRSDIVSSPYYYMKQNDILYVQPDKNKQIQANSNPNRALTFQIIGAILTAATLIVALKR; from the coding sequence ATGTCTAAAAGCAACATGGAAGAAGAGGTTGCAAAAGCGAAATACGACGGACTGCGCATTCAGGAAGGAGATGTACTTCTCATCCTTGTCTCCGCACTTGATGAAGCTGCAGTGAAACCCTTCAATCTTAACACCGCCAATAAAGTTGGAAGTGAGAATAGCACAGGAATTAACCAATATGTGCAACCAAGTGAATATCTTGTAAATGAAGAAGGGTATATCAATTTTCCAGTTCTCGGACCTGTATTTACGAAAGGTATGACGCAAATCCAGCTGAAGCAGGATCTGGAGTCCCGTCTGAAAAGATATCTTACTGATCCTTTGGTTACCATCACACTTAAAAACTTCAACGTCAGTATTCTTGGAGAAGTTAAACAGCCCGGACAAAAGGAAAGTGTTTCTCAGAAAATTAACATTTTTCAAGCGCTTGGTTTGGCAGGAGATATGACGGATTTCGGCGACCGTACTCAAGTAAAGCTTATCCGTACAAAAGATGATGGTAATGACGAAATTGTTAATCTGGATCTTACAAGATCAGACATTGTAAGCTCACCTTATTATTATATGAAACAAAACGACATATTGTATGTACAGCCTGATAAAAACAAACAGATCCAGGCTAATTCTAATCCGAACAGAGCTCTTACCTTCCAGATTATTGGTGCAATATTAACAGCAGCTACTCTAATTGTTGCTCTAAAAAGATAA
- a CDS encoding GumC family protein: MQQLELQEKEEKVDLRKTIAKYLNKWPWFVASVLICILGAYIYLRYSVPKYQTKTTLKFDKKESDLTSALADLSNLGTGLGNSDELKSEAAVVTSRPILMQVVKNLNLNVEYFNTGEIKDSQLFTELPISGRILNFKKDFVSSEYYIRKINGDEFTLMSEAHGKFTGKFDVPLKLDFGTVILTRNRQLVLKPDYKVIFWNPIEKVKKLEKTIQVTLPDEKALLMDITLIGTVPDKSERILNEVTRQYNLDGQKDKNLQAENTQKFIDKRLEVITRDLSGVENQKEDFQNRNRIVDLQAQAELALQNTSENTKSLLQQQAQLDLLNSLTAEAAKGNNQLMPSNLGLNPSLEQSIAQYNQMLISRNKTLKQATSENPAVIEMNREIASLKDIIRDNIREQKDAVKATISQIQNQITTSNSLIEKVPGQSKVYRGIERQQNLKEQLFLFLLQKREENAINLSVDVPKAKIVNPAFTDDIPVSPKGNIILMGAFFLGLLLPFAVFYIVFIVDDKIYNRDDIKARSGLGVLVDIPSLNEDENHLVQKNDFSELAESFRVLVSNLKFVLPKKDSAKVIMVTSSVKGEGKTLVSVNLALTIANKNGRALLIGSDIRNPQIQRYDSEPVKRKGLTEYLYDESVDVEDLIHTSYTNPYCDVVYAGTIPPNPQELLSNGRYQKLIAQMASQYAYIIIDSAPLMLVSDTLSIADVADATLYVVRSGVSRNVLIDFAEDLVKESKLRNVSFVVNDVSRKARGYGYGYNYGYGYGYNNKETEKSWWNKIFKS; encoded by the coding sequence ATGCAGCAGTTAGAATTACAAGAGAAAGAAGAGAAAGTTGATCTAAGAAAAACCATCGCCAAATATCTCAACAAATGGCCATGGTTTGTTGCATCTGTCCTGATTTGCATATTAGGTGCTTATATTTATCTCAGATACAGTGTTCCTAAATACCAGACAAAGACTACCCTTAAATTTGATAAAAAAGAAAGCGATCTTACTTCCGCATTAGCCGATCTTTCCAACCTGGGTACAGGCCTTGGAAATTCAGATGAATTAAAAAGTGAGGCAGCTGTAGTTACTTCAAGACCAATTTTAATGCAGGTTGTGAAAAACCTTAATCTCAATGTAGAGTATTTCAATACCGGTGAGATTAAAGATTCCCAGCTGTTTACAGAACTGCCCATATCCGGGAGAATTCTCAATTTTAAAAAAGATTTTGTATCATCAGAATATTATATAAGAAAAATTAATGGCGATGAGTTCACCCTGATGAGCGAAGCGCACGGTAAATTTACGGGAAAATTTGATGTGCCTTTAAAACTCGATTTCGGAACTGTTATTTTAACCAGAAACCGTCAGCTGGTTCTTAAGCCGGATTACAAAGTTATTTTCTGGAATCCGATCGAAAAAGTAAAAAAACTTGAAAAAACAATTCAGGTTACTTTACCCGATGAAAAGGCTCTTCTTATGGATATTACCCTGATTGGTACAGTGCCGGATAAATCGGAGAGAATCCTTAATGAAGTTACCCGTCAGTATAACTTAGATGGGCAGAAAGATAAAAACCTGCAGGCTGAAAATACCCAGAAGTTTATCGATAAAAGACTGGAAGTGATTACCCGAGATTTGTCAGGAGTAGAAAATCAGAAGGAAGATTTCCAGAACCGTAATCGTATTGTTGACCTTCAGGCACAGGCAGAACTGGCTCTGCAAAATACCAGTGAAAATACAAAATCACTTCTTCAGCAGCAGGCCCAGCTTGATCTTCTGAACTCTCTTACTGCGGAAGCCGCAAAAGGCAATAATCAGCTGATGCCTTCCAATCTTGGGCTTAATCCATCACTGGAACAGTCTATTGCGCAATACAATCAGATGCTTATCAGCAGAAATAAAACGCTGAAGCAGGCTACCAGCGAAAACCCTGCTGTTATTGAAATGAACAGGGAAATTGCTTCTTTAAAAGATATCATCAGAGATAATATCAGGGAGCAGAAAGATGCGGTAAAAGCTACTATTTCACAAATCCAGAATCAGATTACAACAAGCAACAGCCTTATAGAAAAAGTTCCCGGACAATCGAAAGTATACAGAGGAATTGAACGTCAGCAGAATCTTAAAGAACAGCTCTTTTTATTCCTTCTTCAGAAAAGGGAAGAAAATGCGATAAATTTATCCGTGGATGTTCCTAAAGCTAAAATTGTTAACCCTGCATTTACAGATGATATACCGGTATCTCCTAAAGGAAATATTATTCTTATGGGGGCTTTCTTCCTTGGGTTATTATTACCATTCGCTGTCTTCTATATCGTATTTATCGTAGATGATAAGATTTATAACAGAGATGATATAAAAGCCCGTTCAGGCTTGGGCGTACTGGTAGATATCCCTTCATTAAACGAAGATGAAAACCACCTGGTACAAAAAAACGACTTCTCAGAACTTGCAGAATCATTCAGAGTGTTGGTTTCCAACCTTAAATTTGTTTTGCCTAAAAAAGATTCGGCTAAAGTGATTATGGTTACTTCTTCCGTAAAAGGGGAAGGGAAAACCCTTGTATCCGTTAACCTGGCATTAACAATTGCCAATAAAAACGGAAGAGCCCTGCTGATAGGTTCAGATATCCGGAATCCGCAGATTCAGAGATATGACAGTGAGCCTGTAAAAAGAAAGGGTCTTACAGAATATTTATACGATGAATCTGTAGATGTGGAAGATCTCATTCATACGTCTTATACCAATCCTTACTGTGATGTAGTTTACGCAGGTACCATTCCTCCGAATCCTCAGGAACTTCTTTCCAATGGAAGATATCAGAAGCTGATTGCTCAGATGGCATCTCAATATGCTTACATTATTATAGACTCGGCTCCGCTTATGCTGGTTTCAGATACCCTGAGCATAGCAGATGTTGCTGATGCTACATTGTATGTAGTAAGATCGGGAGTTTCAAGAAATGTTCTTATTGATTTTGCGGAAGATTTGGTAAAAGAATCAAAACTAAGAAACGTATCGTTTGTAGTCAATGATGTCTCCAGGAAAGCAAGAGGATACGGATATGGTTATAATTATGGCTATGGTTATGGCTATAACAATAAAGAAACTGAAAAAAGTTGGTGGAATAAAATTTTTAAATCATAA